In one Dermacentor albipictus isolate Rhodes 1998 colony chromosome 4, USDA_Dalb.pri_finalv2, whole genome shotgun sequence genomic region, the following are encoded:
- the LOC135915445 gene encoding ornithine decarboxylase-like, which produces MSFVHVGGTFREVAMKVVQEQEEDNAFYVCDLRELKNRVRLWRQELPRVVPHYAIKACTDPVVMQTLACEEVNFDCSNKWEIEVLVSAGIDVTRIIYANPAKQTSHLEFAKNVGVTLMTFDCAEELEKISDKKARLLLRIKVQTDALGCKMASKFGCSLEEAASLLHTAISLGLSVIGVAFHAGAINYSPEAFTLGIAQAREVFDIANELGMEMSVLDIGGGFPGGIRKRDSFEKICQAVRDALDLHFPESSGISVIAEPGQYMVTAPYTMAAKVIAKRTRQTSIDGALCYHHDVYLNASKENCVPREMYTFLDISYQPLNPPYNRARKHLTTLWGATCHPLDKLEDCVPFFEVSVGEWLAIDNVGAYGMVNANGFNGTGFPPVHYITDAEDAPRVAHFLEASPLTPGYSQPLQAMKKSSSRGITPALLSRAS; this is translated from the exons ATGTCCTTCGTTCACGTGGGAGGCACTTTCCGAGAGGTTGCCATGAAGGTGGTGCAAGAACAA GAAGAAGACAACGCCTTTTATGTGTGTGACCTGCGAGAGCTGAAGAACAGAGTGCGCCTGTGGCGGCAGGAGCTGCCGCGGGTGGTTCCGCATTACG CCATAAAGGCTTGCACAGATCCCGTCGTCATGCAAACTCTAGCATGCGAAGAAGTGAACTTCGACTGTTCAAATAAG TGGGAAATCGAGGTGCTTGTCAGCGCTGGTATTGACGTCACTCGGATTATTTACGCCAACCCCGCCAAGCAGACATCCCATCTGGAGTTTGCCAAAAATGTTGGAGTCACTTTGATGACcttcgactgcgcggaagaactGGAGAAGATTTCAGACAAGAAGGCCAG GCTTCTGCTAAGGATCAAAGTTCAAACAGACGCACTCGGATGCAAGATGGCCTCAAAGTTTGGATGTTCGCTAGAAGAAGCCGCATCTCTGCTACACACTGCTATAAGTTTGGGCCTGTCTGTGATTGGCGTTGC GTTTCATGCTGGCGCCATTAATTACAGCCCTGAAGCTTTTACACTCGGTATCGCTCAAGCTCGAGAAGTCTTCGACATTGCTAATGAGTTAGGAATGGAGATGAGCGTGCTTGATATCGGTGGAGGATTCCCGGGTGGCATCCGAAAACGAGATTCCTTTGAGAAG ATATGCCAGGCCGTGAGAGATGCTCTAGACCTGCACTTTCCAGAATCCAGCGGCATAAGCGTCATAGCCGAGCCCGGTCAGTACATGGTGACGGCGCCCTACACTATGGCAGCCAAGGTGATCGCCAAGCGGACCCGGCAAACCAGCATCGACG GTGCTCTTTGTTATCACCACGATGTCTACTTGAACGCAAGTAAAGAGAATTGCGTTCCACGAGAAATGTACACATTCTTGGACATCAGTTACCAGCCGCTCAAT CCGCCTTACAACCGCGCCCGCAAACACTTGACCACGTTGTGGGGCGCCACGTGTCACCCTTTGGACAAGCTTGAGGACTGCGTGCCATTCTTCGAGGTTTCCGTGGGCGAGTGGCTGGCAATCGACAACGTGGGCGCCTACGGAATGGTCAACGCGAACGGCTTCAACGGCACCGGCTTCCCACCGGTTCACTACATAACCGATGCGGAGGACGCACCACGTGTCGCCCATTTTCTAGAAGCCTCTCCGCTCACACCCGGCTACAGTCAGCCCCTGCAGGCCATGAAAAAAAGCAGCTCTAGGGGAATAACCCCAGCGTTACTGAGTCGCGCATCCTGA